Part of the Halomarina litorea genome is shown below.
CGCGCCGATACCCGTTCGATTCATTCTGGACCCTCCAGCGGCGTCGACACCGCGCTTCGACGACTGGTGGTCGCTACGTACTGGTTCGAGTACATCGAATAGATACTCAGGACAATCCTACTTCGTTATGTATCTCCGTCAACAGCTAAACGAGGGGTTAGGACCCGTTCGTCGTCGGAGGCCGGCTGGCGACGCCGCAGTCGGGCGATTTACCGAGTCGCTACCGACCCGTCTCGAGGGGGTGTCGGACCGCTACCGGGTCGAACAGTCGGCGAACCGGCGTGACCGTCGTGGGAGGCCCCATCGCGCTACCACCGCCGCTGGTGGCGAGAACGGGCCGCGCGAAAGCTACTTGTCCCGACCGGGACAGGCACATCCATGCCAACACGGGACGACCTCCGCTCGCTGTTCGAGTACCACCTCGAGTCGGGACTCCACCACGGCGCACAACTCGCCGTCTACCACGAGGGGGAACTCGTCGCCGACCTCGCCGGGGGCGTCACCGGCCCCGACGGCGACCCGACGACGGCCGACCGCCCCCACGTCCTCTTCTCCTGTACCAAACCCTTCTCCGGGGTCTGCGTCCACCACCTCGCCGACCACGGCCACCTCGACTACGACGACCCGGTCGCGGACCACTGGCCCGAGTTCGCCGAACCGGGCACGAAGAAAGCCGAGGTGACGGTGCGACACGTCCTCTCGCATCAGGCCGGCCTCCCGCAGGCGGGCATCGACGGCCGCCCCGGCGACTGGGACGACCCCGACGCGGTCGCCGCGTCGCTGGAGGAGGCGGAACTCGCCTTCGACCCCGGCGAGACGGCCGCCTACCACGCGCTCACCTACGGGTGGCTGGTCGGCGAACTCGTCCGACGCGTGTCCGGAACGCCCATCGACGAGTACGCCGCGGACCACGTCTTCTCTCCCCTCGGGATGGACGACACGACCATCGGGAACGCGAGCGACGAGGTGGCCACTCTCGTCGGGTTCGACCCGTTCGACCGCTGCCGGGAGTCGGCGGCGGGCCTCGGGACGATGACCAACGCGGAGGCCGCGGCGACGTTCAACGACCCCACGGTGCGGGGGGCGGTCGCCCCCGCCGCCACCGGCGTCGGGACGGCCCGCGACATGGCGCGGTTCTACGCCTGTCTCGTCAACGGCGGCGAACTCGACGGCACTCGAATCCTCAGTCGGGCGGCCGTCGAGGAGGCACTCACCCAGCAGGTGCGGGTCCCGCGCGACGGCACCCTCGGCGTCCCGCGGCGTTACGCGCTGGGGTTCGAACGCGGCGGCGAGGTGGAGGACAAGTACGGCACGCTCTCGCCGGAGTCCGTCTTCGGCCACGGCGGCCTCGGGAGCATCGTCGGGTGGGGCGACTCCGAGGCCGGACTGGGCGTCGCGTACGTCACCAACGGCATCCGCGACGAGTACGAACACGCCACCCGCGCGAGCACTATCGCGGACGGCGTCCGGCGGACGCTCTCGCTGTACTGACTACTCGGTCACGCGCTCGAGGAAGCCCGCGATGGCGTCGTTGGCCACCCGCGAGGACTCCACGAACGCGAGGTGCCGGCCCGGCACCTCGGTGAACGTCCCCTGCGGGAGGGCGTCGGCCAGTTCTCGACCCGCCGTGACGGGCACGACGGGGTCGTCGGCCCCGTGACAGACCAGCGCCGGGAGGGTCACCTCGTAGGGCGCGTCACAGGCGAACTCGAGCATCGCCGCCGCCTGCGCCGCGCGGCCCTCGCTCCTCGCGTCGTCGTCCTCGCGCCACTTCTCGATGCCCGCCACCACCTCCCGTTGCGTCTCGAAGAACGACTCCGAGAAACACGGCGCGAGCGAGTCGGGACCCCGCCCGGCCATCACGTCGAGCATCCCCTCGTCCACCGCCTCGCCCGAGAGCGCGGTGTCGAGGAGGACGAGGCTCCGCGCGCGCCCGTACTCGCGGGCGTACGCCAGCGCGACCATCCCGCCCAGTCCCGCGCCGACGAGGTGGACCCGGGAGACGCCGTGGTCGCGCAGGACCGCCTCCACGTCGGCGGCGAGCGTCGCCACGTCGTACGGACCGGGCGGAGCGTCCGAGTCGCCGGTCCCGCGCGGGTCGACGGTGAGCGTCTCGAAGGGGCCGGCGAGGGCGGCGTGTTGCCACCCCCAGAGCCACGCGCCGTAGCCGACGTCGTTCAGGAAGAGAACGGCGGGACCGTCGCCGGTCGTCTCGTAGCGGATGTCGACGCCGTCCGACCTCGCGGTGGGCATACCCCGGTCTGGACGGGCCGCGAACTTAAGGGACGTCGTCTTCCACCGGGGAGTCTCAGGTCCGTGCGCGGCGCACGCGCACCTCGCCGTCGCGCGTGACCAGCACGCGACAGCCGTTGCTCGTGAACCGGACGTAGTTCCGCCCGCCCACCGACCTCTCGCGCCGGGTGGCGAAGAGGGCGTCCAGTGCGTCCGGGTCGACCGCGTCGTGCAACGGCCGCAGGTCGAACGGGTCCGTATCGAGCGTCCGGGCGATACCCGAGATGACGGTTCCGCTAATGGGGTGGCCGTCGGCCGAATAGACGTCACACGTCTCCGGGGTCATGGGAACGTCGTTGCTCTCGTCGCACATTGTTGCGGATTTTCAACCTTCGAATGTAAGGGAGGGGCGGACCCGTATATACCCGGCGCCAGAGATACTAGGTGGTCGCCGGGGCGCTTCCCGAAACTGCTTGCCAGAGCCCCCCGGCAGGAACCGGGAACCGGCTCAGGCGTCGAGCTTCTGTTTGAGTATCTCGGGGGCCGCCGCCAGCGCCTCGTCGAGGGCGTCCACGTCGGGACCGCCGCCCTGTGCGAAGTCGGCCGGACCGCCGCCGCCGCCGCCGACGCGCGAGGCGAGTTCGCCGACGACCTCGCCGGCGTTGACCGCGACCCCGTCGGGGACGGCGACGACGAACTGGGCGCTCCCGGCGCCGGAGCCGATGACCGCCAGTTTGCCCTCCTCGGCCAGTGCGTTGGCCGTCGCGCGCAGTTCGCTCATGTCGGCGTCCAGTCGCTGGACGACGGCGACGGTCCCGCCGACGTCGACCTCCTCGCCGCCACCCGCATCCGCGCGCGCCTCGGCGAGCTGTTCCTTCAGGTCCTCGATCTGCTTGCCCCGGGCCTTCCACTCCTCGAAGAACCGTTCGGCCGTCTCGGGGACCTCCGGCGGCGAGACGTCGAGGGCGTCGGCCGCCGCGTAGAGGGCGTCCTCGGTGCGCTGGGTGGCCTCGATGGCCGCGTCGCCCGCCGCGAACGTCACCCGCTCGACGCCGTCCTGTACCCGCTCCGTCGAGAGAATCTTGATGGTCCCGATGTCACCCGTGCGCGCGACGTGGGTGCCGGCGCAGGCCTGCACGTCGTCGGCGACGTGGATGAGCCGGATGTTCGTCCCCGGCGGGATACCCCCCTGGTAGAGGTCGAAGCCGTACTTGCCCTCGGCCTCGTGGCGGTCGGGCCACTCCTGCGTGACGGCCGTGTTGTCCGTCACGACCCGGTTGGCCACGCGTTCGATGGCCTTCACCTCCTCGCGCGAGATGCGCTCGTAGTGTTGTACGTCGATGCGCGAACTGTCGACGCCCTTCTGCGCCCCGGCCTGCCGGATGTGCTCGCCGAGGACCTGTCGGGCGGCGTGGATGACGACGTGCGTCGCGGTGTGGTGGGCCATCAGCCGACGGCGACGAACCGCGTCGACCTGCCCGCGGACGAACTCGCCCTTCCCGACCGGTTCGTCCGTCCGGTGGAGGATGACGCCGTCCTGTCGCTGGACGTCCACCACCTCGACGGTGACGTCGTCCGTACTCAGCGACCCGTGGTCGGCGGGTTGCCCACCGCCCTCGGGATAGAACATCGTCTGGTCGAGGACGACGTCGTAGCCCGCCTCGTCCCCCTCGCCGTCCTCGCCCCGGTCGATGACGTCGAGGACGACGGCCTCGAACTCCATGCGGTCCTGGTCCTCGTAGTAGAGGCGGTCCGTCTCCGGGAGGTCGGCGATGCGCTGGTCGGTCTCCGACTGGACAGTCTCCAGGTCGCCGCCGCCGTGGCGGGCCGCCACCTGCCCGTAGAAGTCGTCGGGGATGGACACCGACGCGCCGCGCTCCTCGGCGATCTCCTTGACCATGTCGGGCTGGATGCCGTGGGAGTCGTACAGTTCGATGACCTCCTCGAGAGGTATCTCCTCGCCCCGTTCGGCGTACTCCTCCGCGAGCTGTTCGACCCGGCGACCGCCGCGTTCGAGCGTCTCGCGGTACTTCGCCATCTCCGTGCGCACCATGTCGCGGACCGTGTCGCGGTTGGTGTAGCCCAGTCGCTCGGCCTGCATGTCCACGAGTTCGTCGAGCGGGGCGTCCACGCCCACGTCGTCGACGAGGCGCTTCGTCCGCCGGAGGACGAGGCGGGCGAGGTAGCCCGACCCGGCGCTGGAGGGGACGATGCCGTCGCCCAGCATGTACGCGAGCGTCCGGCAGTGGTCCGCGATGGCGTAGATGGTCTCCAGCGGCTCTATCAACGCCTCGAGTTCGGCGCGCTCGACGCCGAGTTCGGCGGCGATGTCCCCGCGGGCCGTCTCCATGTCCTCGGCCTCGTCGATGTCGAGGTTCCCCGCCAGTTTCGCGGCGTCGTGAACGAGCGTCTGTTCCTCGTCGCTGAGGCTGACCCCGGCGTTCTCCTTGAGGAACGCGATCATCTCGGGGTAGACCGCCTCGTACACCGTCGGCGTTCCCTGCGAGACCCACGTCCACCGTTCGAGGCCGTACCCCGTGTCGACGATGTACGTGTCCATCTTCGAGTAGCGGTTGCCGTCCTTCAACTCGTAGTCGCCCTCGGGGTCCTGCTCCATCGACATGAAGACGAGCGTC
Proteins encoded:
- a CDS encoding serine hydrolase domain-containing protein — protein: MPTRDDLRSLFEYHLESGLHHGAQLAVYHEGELVADLAGGVTGPDGDPTTADRPHVLFSCTKPFSGVCVHHLADHGHLDYDDPVADHWPEFAEPGTKKAEVTVRHVLSHQAGLPQAGIDGRPGDWDDPDAVAASLEEAELAFDPGETAAYHALTYGWLVGELVRRVSGTPIDEYAADHVFSPLGMDDTTIGNASDEVATLVGFDPFDRCRESAAGLGTMTNAEAAATFNDPTVRGAVAPAATGVGTARDMARFYACLVNGGELDGTRILSRAAVEEALTQQVRVPRDGTLGVPRRYALGFERGGEVEDKYGTLSPESVFGHGGLGSIVGWGDSEAGLGVAYVTNGIRDEYEHATRASTIADGVRRTLSLY
- a CDS encoding alpha/beta fold hydrolase; translated protein: MPTARSDGVDIRYETTGDGPAVLFLNDVGYGAWLWGWQHAALAGPFETLTVDPRGTGDSDAPPGPYDVATLAADVEAVLRDHGVSRVHLVGAGLGGMVALAYAREYGRARSLVLLDTALSGEAVDEGMLDVMAGRGPDSLAPCFSESFFETQREVVAGIEKWREDDDARSEGRAAQAAAMLEFACDAPYEVTLPALVCHGADDPVVPVTAGRELADALPQGTFTEVPGRHLAFVESSRVANDAIAGFLERVTE
- a CDS encoding HalOD1 output domain-containing protein — translated: MTPETCDVYSADGHPISGTVISGIARTLDTDPFDLRPLHDAVDPDALDALFATRRERSVGGRNYVRFTSNGCRVLVTRDGEVRVRRART
- the alaS gene encoding alanine--tRNA ligase, which encodes MSELDAEYQLAYFEEEGFTRHECDSCGAHFWSRVPDRETCGEPPCEQYDFIDDPSFDEEYTLEEMREAFLSFFEDNGHERIDPYPVAANRWRDDVLLTQASIYDFQPLVTSGQTPPPANPLCISQPCIRMQDIDNVGKTGRHTMAFEMMAHHAFNTREDAEGYAYHGEVYWKDETVQYCDEFFASMGADVEDITYIEDPWVGGGNAGPAIEVIYRGVELATLVFMSMEQDPEGDYELKDGNRYSKMDTYIVDTGYGLERWTWVSQGTPTVYEAVYPEMIAFLKENAGVSLSDEEQTLVHDAAKLAGNLDIDEAEDMETARGDIAAELGVERAELEALIEPLETIYAIADHCRTLAYMLGDGIVPSSAGSGYLARLVLRRTKRLVDDVGVDAPLDELVDMQAERLGYTNRDTVRDMVRTEMAKYRETLERGGRRVEQLAEEYAERGEEIPLEEVIELYDSHGIQPDMVKEIAEERGASVSIPDDFYGQVAARHGGGDLETVQSETDQRIADLPETDRLYYEDQDRMEFEAVVLDVIDRGEDGEGDEAGYDVVLDQTMFYPEGGGQPADHGSLSTDDVTVEVVDVQRQDGVILHRTDEPVGKGEFVRGQVDAVRRRRLMAHHTATHVVIHAARQVLGEHIRQAGAQKGVDSSRIDVQHYERISREEVKAIERVANRVVTDNTAVTQEWPDRHEAEGKYGFDLYQGGIPPGTNIRLIHVADDVQACAGTHVARTGDIGTIKILSTERVQDGVERVTFAAGDAAIEATQRTEDALYAAADALDVSPPEVPETAERFFEEWKARGKQIEDLKEQLAEARADAGGGEEVDVGGTVAVVQRLDADMSELRATANALAEEGKLAVIGSGAGSAQFVVAVPDGVAVNAGEVVGELASRVGGGGGGPADFAQGGGPDVDALDEALAAAPEILKQKLDA